Proteins found in one Serinicoccus marinus DSM 15273 genomic segment:
- a CDS encoding SseB family protein: MSHRFADHRPQDGADTAGTPWSGRTLTGTGFDGDTGAADERLSRLLGGVDPEPAAEDVVAAVARARLIVPVVAVAGEVDTSSGIPADASSDMASVTLVAPDGQRALPAFTSTAALGAWDPQARPVPVTAQRAALAAVQEGCTVIPLDLAPAPGPPAYTLSGSMVWALAMARDWVPAHRDEQVAAAVAATVQQERDVVAHRLAGSGGELVVELRLRPGLSGPQVQALVTRVGEALAVDAETRARIDAVTFRLATA, encoded by the coding sequence GTGAGCCACCGCTTCGCCGACCACCGGCCGCAGGACGGCGCCGACACCGCCGGGACCCCGTGGTCCGGACGCACCCTCACCGGCACCGGCTTCGACGGTGACACCGGGGCCGCCGACGAGCGCCTCTCCCGGCTGCTCGGCGGCGTCGACCCCGAGCCGGCTGCCGAGGACGTCGTCGCCGCGGTGGCCCGGGCGCGGTTGATCGTCCCGGTCGTCGCGGTCGCCGGCGAGGTCGACACCTCCTCGGGCATCCCCGCCGACGCGAGCAGCGACATGGCCTCGGTGACCCTCGTCGCGCCGGACGGGCAGCGGGCGCTGCCGGCCTTCACGAGCACCGCGGCGCTCGGGGCGTGGGACCCCCAGGCCCGACCCGTCCCGGTCACCGCCCAGCGCGCGGCGCTGGCCGCCGTCCAGGAGGGCTGCACCGTGATCCCCCTCGACCTGGCCCCCGCACCCGGTCCACCGGCCTACACGCTGAGCGGGTCGATGGTGTGGGCCCTCGCGATGGCCCGCGACTGGGTGCCCGCGCACCGGGACGAACAGGTGGCCGCTGCCGTGGCGGCCACGGTCCAGCAGGAGAGGGACGTCGTGGCGCACCGGCTCGCCGGGTCCGGCGGGGAGCTCGTGGTCGAGCTCCGTCTGCGCCCGGGCCTCTCCGGGCCGCAGGTGCAGGCACTCGTCACCCGGGTCGGGGAGGCTCTCGCGGTGGACGCCGAGACCCGTGCGCGCATCGACGCCGTCACCTTCCGGCTCGCCACCGCCTGA
- a CDS encoding HisA/HisF-related TIM barrel protein, translated as MTGTLSLLPAVDVAGGRATQVRAGHADAPAAVAAAMVDQGATMLHLVDLDRAFGRGGDPDLMTELLDGIPVPVQLSGGIATEADVRWAAGTRARRVVLASSALADPALVESAAAALGERLVVAVDVRDGQVVARGTPLVLGPPEHVLADHPVLRDGGVRVLVADASRDGRRTGADLDLFASVAALVGSPVTASGGVADLEDVVRLRESPAVDELVLGAALHEGAFTLTDALEVCS; from the coding sequence GTGACGGGGACGCTGAGCCTGCTCCCGGCCGTGGACGTCGCCGGTGGCCGGGCCACCCAGGTGCGTGCCGGCCATGCGGACGCCCCCGCGGCCGTCGCCGCGGCGATGGTGGACCAGGGCGCGACGATGCTGCACCTCGTCGACCTCGACCGGGCCTTCGGCCGCGGGGGGGACCCGGACCTCATGACCGAGCTGCTCGACGGCATTCCCGTGCCGGTGCAGCTGTCCGGAGGCATCGCCACCGAGGCCGACGTCAGGTGGGCGGCCGGCACCCGGGCCCGGCGCGTCGTCCTCGCCAGCTCGGCGCTGGCCGACCCCGCCCTCGTCGAGTCCGCCGCAGCGGCACTGGGGGAGCGGCTGGTCGTCGCGGTCGACGTCCGGGACGGGCAGGTGGTCGCCCGCGGCACCCCGCTGGTCCTCGGGCCGCCGGAGCACGTCCTCGCCGACCACCCGGTGCTGCGGGACGGCGGGGTGCGCGTGCTCGTCGCCGACGCCTCCCGGGACGGCCGACGCACCGGCGCCGACCTCGACCTCTTCGCCTCCGTCGCCGCGCTGGTCGGGTCGCCGGTGACCGCCTCCGGTGGTGTGGCCGACCTCGAGGACGTCGTCCGGCTGCGCGAGTCGCCCGCGGTCGACGAGCTCGTGCTGGGCGCCGCGCTGCACGAGGGCGCCTTCACCCTGACCGACGCCCTGGAGGTCTGCTCGTGA
- a CDS encoding glutamine synthetase family protein, with amino-acid sequence MNRQQEYVLRTIEERDIRFVRLWFTDLMGTLKSVAVAPAELEQAFTEGIGIDGSVIEGFTRVYEADMIVQPDADTFQVLPWRDRTARMFCDINMPDGTPAATDSRNILRRTLDRAGEQGFTFYTHPEIEFYLFKEPYDRTLGPAPVDQAGYFDHVARGDGHDFRRAAIEMLEQMGISVEFSHHEGGPGQQEIDLRYADALSMADNIMTFRTVVREVALHEKAFATFMPKPLAEHPGSGMHTHVSLFEGDTNAFYEPGADYELSQTGRRFMAGVLAHSREICAVTNQFVNSYKRLWGGGEAPAHVCWGHNNRSALARVPMFSVGRGHSRRVEVRSIDAACNPYLTYALVLASGLRGIKEGYDLPAEAEDDVWMLTDAERRAMGIDPLPQSLGEAVAVMEGSELAAEVLGEQVFDFYLRNKWQEWGEYRSQVTQFELDRYLLHL; translated from the coding sequence ATGAACCGCCAGCAGGAGTATGTCCTCCGCACCATCGAGGAGAGGGACATCCGGTTCGTCCGGCTGTGGTTCACCGACCTCATGGGCACCCTGAAGTCGGTCGCCGTGGCCCCGGCCGAGCTCGAGCAGGCGTTCACCGAGGGCATCGGGATCGACGGCAGCGTCATCGAGGGCTTCACCCGGGTCTACGAGGCGGACATGATCGTCCAGCCGGACGCGGACACCTTCCAGGTGCTGCCGTGGCGGGACCGCACCGCCCGGATGTTCTGCGACATCAACATGCCCGACGGCACCCCCGCGGCGACCGACTCGCGCAACATCCTGCGCCGCACCCTGGACCGCGCCGGGGAGCAGGGGTTCACCTTCTACACCCATCCCGAGATCGAGTTCTACCTGTTCAAGGAGCCCTACGACCGCACCCTCGGGCCGGCGCCGGTGGACCAGGCCGGCTACTTCGACCACGTCGCCCGCGGCGACGGCCATGACTTCCGGCGCGCCGCGATCGAGATGCTGGAGCAGATGGGCATCTCGGTCGAGTTCAGCCACCACGAGGGCGGCCCGGGGCAGCAGGAGATCGACCTGCGCTACGCCGACGCGCTGTCGATGGCGGACAACATCATGACCTTCCGCACCGTGGTCCGGGAGGTGGCGCTGCACGAGAAGGCCTTCGCCACCTTCATGCCCAAGCCGCTCGCCGAGCACCCCGGGTCCGGCATGCATACCCACGTCTCGCTGTTCGAGGGCGACACCAACGCGTTCTACGAGCCGGGGGCGGACTACGAGCTCTCCCAGACCGGGCGTCGCTTCATGGCCGGGGTCCTCGCGCACAGCCGGGAGATCTGCGCGGTCACCAACCAGTTCGTCAACTCCTACAAGCGGCTCTGGGGCGGCGGTGAGGCACCGGCGCACGTGTGCTGGGGCCACAACAACCGCTCCGCGCTGGCCCGGGTGCCGATGTTCTCCGTCGGCCGGGGGCACTCCCGGCGGGTCGAGGTGCGCTCCATCGACGCCGCCTGCAACCCGTACCTCACCTACGCGCTGGTGCTCGCCTCGGGGCTGCGGGGCATCAAGGAGGGCTACGACCTGCCGGCGGAGGCCGAGGACGACGTGTGGATGCTCACCGACGCCGAGCGGCGCGCCATGGGCATCGACCCGCTCCCGCAGAGCCTGGGCGAGGCGGTGGCGGTGATGGAGGGCTCCGAGCTCGCCGCCGAGGTGCTGGGGGAGCAGGTCTTCGACTTCTACCTGCGCAACAAGTGGCAGGAGTGGGGCGAGTACCGGTCCCAGGTGACACAGTTCGAGCTGGACCGCTACCTCCTGCACCTCTGA
- a CDS encoding MGMT family protein yields MDEVLVERVLRAVEQVPRGRVVCYGDLAALVGIGPRQVGSVMRHWGGNVTWWRVTNVAGDLPAELLARALPHWREEGIALKPAGSGCRFAEHRADLGRLGEDYARAAADLDDAAG; encoded by the coding sequence GTGGATGAGGTGCTGGTCGAGCGGGTCCTGCGCGCGGTGGAGCAGGTGCCGCGCGGGCGCGTGGTCTGCTACGGCGACCTCGCCGCGCTCGTCGGCATCGGCCCGCGCCAGGTCGGGTCGGTCATGCGGCACTGGGGCGGCAACGTCACCTGGTGGCGGGTGACCAACGTCGCCGGGGACCTCCCGGCCGAGCTCCTGGCCCGGGCCCTGCCGCACTGGCGGGAGGAGGGCATCGCCCTCAAGCCCGCCGGCTCGGGCTGCCGGTTCGCCGAGCACCGGGCCGATCTGGGGCGGCTGGGGGAGGACTACGCCCGGGCGGCGGCCGACCTCGACGATGCGGCAGGATGA
- a CDS encoding TIGR03557 family F420-dependent LLM class oxidoreductase: MSDLTVGYAAMLEQFHPSEAVALTAAAEEHGFSGCMAADHFAPWVPSQGQSAFVWNVLTAVGERTTGDLGPGVVCPSFRWHPAVVAQAAATLEAMYPGRSWLGVGAGEALNEHVLGGYWPEAGERSRRMFEAVELIRQLFDASLADKDTKFAGEFFRMETTRLWTMPEAAPPILVATAGPVNAKKTGRHADGIITVGAPREKIEMLLGRFADGAREAGKDPEAMPKVLQLHLSWAETDEQALDNAMTQWPNGGMKFGKADIRSPHDFAAMAQLVRPEDFEGRMVISSDPDVHRAHIQGLLDLGFDRVYLHNVGRNQQQWLEVFGAEVLPKLHR; this comes from the coding sequence ATGAGCGATCTCACCGTCGGGTATGCCGCGATGCTGGAGCAGTTCCACCCCTCCGAGGCCGTGGCGCTCACCGCGGCGGCGGAGGAGCACGGCTTCTCCGGGTGCATGGCGGCGGACCACTTCGCCCCGTGGGTGCCGAGCCAGGGGCAGTCCGCCTTCGTGTGGAACGTCCTCACCGCGGTGGGCGAGCGCACGACCGGGGACCTGGGGCCGGGGGTCGTCTGCCCGAGCTTCCGCTGGCACCCGGCGGTGGTGGCGCAGGCGGCCGCGACGCTGGAGGCGATGTACCCCGGGCGCAGCTGGCTGGGGGTGGGCGCCGGCGAGGCGCTCAACGAGCACGTCCTGGGTGGCTACTGGCCCGAGGCCGGTGAGCGGTCCCGGAGGATGTTCGAGGCGGTCGAGCTGATCCGCCAGCTCTTCGACGCCTCGCTGGCCGACAAGGACACGAAGTTCGCCGGCGAGTTCTTCCGCATGGAGACCACCCGGCTGTGGACGATGCCGGAAGCCGCGCCGCCGATCCTCGTGGCGACCGCGGGGCCGGTCAACGCGAAGAAGACCGGGCGGCACGCGGACGGCATCATCACCGTCGGCGCGCCGCGGGAGAAGATCGAGATGCTCCTGGGGCGCTTCGCCGACGGGGCACGGGAGGCCGGCAAGGACCCGGAGGCGATGCCCAAGGTGCTGCAGCTGCACCTGTCGTGGGCGGAGACCGACGAGCAGGCGCTGGACAACGCGATGACGCAGTGGCCCAACGGCGGGATGAAGTTCGGCAAGGCCGACATCCGCTCCCCGCACGACTTCGCCGCGATGGCCCAGCTGGTGCGCCCCGAGGACTTCGAGGGACGGATGGTCATCTCCAGCGACCCGGACGTGCACCGCGCGCACATCCAGGGCCTGCTCGACCTCGGCTTCGACCGGGTCTACCTGCACAACGTCGGGCGCAACCAGCAGCAGTGGCTGGAGGTCTTCGGCGCCGAGGTGCTGCCGAAGCTGCACCGCTGA
- the ppgK gene encoding polyphosphate--glucose phosphotransferase: MAKKHGLGIDIGGSGIKGAPVDLKEGEFATERQRIPTPEESTPEAVAEVVAEIVEHFEDEIGKKQPVGITVPAVVHHGTVRTAANIDQSWIGTDADALFTERVGRQVHVVNDADAAGVAEMHYGAGRGNDGVVLLTTLGTGIGTALFMNGELLPNTELGHLELDGHDAETRAASSARENEDLSWEDWADRLQRYYSHVEDLLWPDLIIVGGGISKKADKYLPLLHTRAPIVPAQLKNDAGIIGAAWQAQHLG, from the coding sequence ATGGCAAAGAAGCACGGTCTGGGCATCGACATCGGTGGCAGCGGCATCAAAGGGGCACCGGTCGACCTCAAGGAGGGCGAGTTCGCGACCGAACGGCAACGCATCCCGACGCCGGAGGAGTCGACGCCCGAGGCGGTGGCCGAGGTCGTCGCCGAGATCGTCGAGCACTTCGAGGACGAGATCGGCAAGAAGCAGCCGGTGGGCATCACGGTCCCGGCCGTCGTGCACCACGGCACGGTGCGGACCGCGGCCAACATCGACCAGTCCTGGATCGGCACCGATGCCGACGCGCTCTTCACCGAGCGGGTCGGGCGGCAGGTGCACGTCGTCAACGACGCGGACGCCGCGGGCGTCGCGGAGATGCACTACGGCGCGGGGCGGGGCAACGACGGCGTCGTCCTGCTGACCACGCTCGGCACCGGGATCGGCACCGCGCTGTTCATGAACGGCGAGCTGCTGCCCAACACCGAGCTCGGCCACCTGGAGCTGGACGGGCACGACGCGGAGACGCGCGCCGCGAGCAGCGCCCGGGAGAACGAGGACCTGTCGTGGGAGGACTGGGCCGACCGGCTGCAGCGCTACTACTCCCACGTGGAGGACCTGCTCTGGCCCGACCTCATCATCGTCGGCGGCGGCATCTCCAAGAAGGCGGACAAGTACCTCCCGCTGCTGCACACGCGGGCGCCCATCGTGCCGGCCCAGCTGAAGAACGACGCCGGCATCATCGGCGCCGCCTGGCAGGCGCAGCACCTGGGCTGA
- a CDS encoding type IV toxin-antitoxin system AbiEi family antitoxin domain-containing protein, which translates to MDPELQAFLTTHHHVVTTREAAALGFNREVLRRPVQRKVLARVARGAYVQTSVLLGHRHLADRTSCAPAPCSAGTRTGGRRATRRPRCCGTCRSSTTVLADLGLVVVPQYRIVDDGRVVRAPRRHS; encoded by the coding sequence ATGGACCCCGAGCTCCAGGCCTTCCTCACCACGCACCACCACGTCGTCACCACCCGGGAGGCGGCGGCCCTCGGCTTCAACCGCGAGGTGCTGCGGCGCCCTGTGCAGCGCAAGGTCCTGGCCCGCGTGGCGCGGGGGGCCTACGTCCAGACCTCGGTCCTCCTCGGTCATCGGCACCTCGCGGACCGCACGTCCTGCGCGCCCGCGCCCTGCTCCGCTGGCACCCGGACGGGTGGGCGGCGAGCCACACGACGGCCACGCTGCTGTGGGACCTGCCGCTCCTCGACGACGGTCCTCGCCGACCTCGGTCTCGTGGTCGTCCCGCAGTACCGCATCGTGGACGACGGGCGCGTCGTCCGCGCGCCTCGACGTCACTCGTGA
- a CDS encoding GuaB1 family IMP dehydrogenase-related protein: MEFLNGTEPVHDLTYNDVFMVPSRSSVTSRLDVDLTTADGTGTTLPLVVANMTAVAGRRMAETVARRGGIAVLPQDIPRPQVRATIEQVKASHPLYETPITVDPAAPVAQMLSVMSKRAHRAAVVVEDGAPVGIVTEDDTEGVDRFASVRDVMEPPRVVFEDGVDPRTAFDQLEQTRAGMAPVVVDGRLLGVLTRTGIVRSGIYTPALDGEGRLRVGAAVGINGDVRAKAADLLAAGADVLVVDTAHGHQDKMIDALPLVVAARDAHEERTGVRVAVAAGNVVSRSGTEDLVAAGADIVKVGVGPGAMCTTRMMTGVGSPQFSAVLECADAARELGAQVWADGGVKYPRDVALALAAGAASVMVGSWFAGTLESPGDLIRDTDGRHYKESFGMASARAVRHRTREMSAFDRARAALFEEGISSGRMFVDPARPGVEDLIDQIVSGVRSAFTYAGARTIGEFHTTAVVGIQGAAGYDEGRPRHTSW; this comes from the coding sequence GTGGAGTTCCTCAACGGCACCGAGCCGGTGCACGACCTGACCTACAACGACGTCTTCATGGTGCCGTCCCGCTCGTCGGTGACCTCGCGTCTCGACGTCGACCTGACCACCGCTGACGGCACCGGGACCACGCTGCCGCTCGTCGTGGCCAACATGACGGCCGTCGCTGGGCGCCGGATGGCCGAGACCGTCGCCCGTCGCGGTGGCATCGCCGTCCTCCCGCAGGACATCCCGCGGCCGCAGGTGCGGGCGACGATCGAGCAGGTCAAGGCCAGCCACCCGCTCTACGAGACCCCGATCACCGTCGACCCCGCCGCGCCGGTGGCGCAGATGCTCTCGGTGATGTCCAAGCGGGCCCACCGCGCCGCGGTCGTCGTCGAGGACGGCGCCCCGGTCGGCATCGTCACCGAGGACGACACCGAGGGGGTGGACCGCTTCGCCTCGGTCCGGGACGTCATGGAGCCACCGCGGGTGGTTTTCGAGGACGGGGTCGACCCTCGGACCGCCTTCGACCAGCTCGAGCAGACCCGGGCGGGGATGGCGCCGGTCGTCGTCGACGGCCGTCTCCTCGGCGTCCTCACCCGGACCGGCATCGTCCGCTCGGGGATCTACACCCCCGCGCTGGACGGCGAGGGTCGGTTGCGCGTCGGCGCCGCCGTGGGGATCAACGGGGACGTGCGGGCGAAGGCCGCCGACCTGCTGGCCGCCGGCGCCGACGTCCTCGTCGTCGACACCGCCCACGGGCACCAGGACAAGATGATCGACGCGCTGCCGCTCGTGGTCGCGGCCCGGGACGCGCACGAGGAGCGCACCGGGGTCCGGGTGGCCGTCGCCGCGGGCAACGTCGTCTCCCGCTCCGGCACCGAGGACCTCGTCGCGGCCGGCGCCGACATCGTCAAGGTGGGCGTCGGCCCCGGGGCGATGTGCACCACCCGGATGATGACGGGCGTGGGAAGCCCGCAGTTCTCCGCCGTCCTCGAGTGCGCGGACGCCGCGCGGGAGCTCGGTGCGCAGGTGTGGGCGGATGGTGGCGTGAAGTACCCCCGCGACGTGGCCCTCGCGCTGGCCGCCGGCGCCGCCTCGGTCATGGTCGGCTCGTGGTTCGCCGGCACGCTGGAGTCGCCGGGCGACCTGATCCGGGACACCGACGGGCGGCACTACAAGGAGTCCTTCGGTATGGCCTCGGCCCGGGCGGTCCGCCACCGCACCCGGGAGATGTCGGCCTTCGACCGCGCCCGCGCGGCGCTCTTCGAGGAGGGCATCTCCTCCGGGCGGATGTTCGTCGACCCGGCCCGGCCGGGCGTCGAGGACCTCATCGACCAGATCGTCTCCGGGGTCCGTTCGGCCTTCACCTACGCCGGGGCGCGGACGATCGGGGAGTTCCACACCACCGCGGTGGTCGGCATCCAGGGTGCCGCGGGCTACGACGAGGGGCGCCCCCGGCATACCTCCTGGTGA
- a CDS encoding MBL fold metallo-hydrolase, translating to MQITHLGHACLLVEVAGERILVDPGAFSDLDGLRDLTAVVVTHQHADHLDPERADDLLGANPGARVLMEAETAGKVVEAGYANRVEVLGAGRTVQLGGSGVTLTGVGERHADNHPYVPRVGNTGVVIRAEGEPVLFHPGDALDGEPGQVDLLCVPVSAPWGKVAESIAFVRRLAPARGIVPIHDGLLNDRGRAMYLKHLGDFGADGGVEVLDLRRAGATRF from the coding sequence ATGCAGATCACGCACCTCGGACATGCCTGCCTGCTCGTCGAGGTCGCCGGGGAGCGCATCCTCGTGGACCCGGGCGCCTTCTCCGACCTCGACGGGCTGCGCGACCTCACCGCGGTGGTCGTCACGCACCAGCACGCCGACCACCTCGACCCCGAGCGGGCTGACGACCTACTCGGCGCCAACCCCGGCGCCCGGGTGCTCATGGAGGCCGAGACCGCTGGGAAGGTCGTCGAGGCGGGGTATGCCAACCGGGTCGAGGTCCTCGGCGCGGGCCGGACGGTCCAGCTCGGCGGGTCCGGGGTGACGCTCACCGGCGTGGGCGAGCGGCACGCCGACAACCACCCCTACGTGCCGCGCGTCGGCAACACCGGCGTCGTCATCCGCGCCGAGGGCGAGCCGGTGCTCTTCCACCCGGGCGACGCCCTGGACGGAGAGCCGGGTCAGGTGGACCTGCTGTGCGTGCCGGTCAGCGCGCCCTGGGGCAAGGTCGCCGAGAGCATCGCCTTCGTGCGACGCCTCGCGCCGGCGCGCGGGATCGTCCCGATCCACGACGGGCTGCTCAACGATCGGGGTCGCGCGATGTACCTGAAGCACCTCGGTGACTTCGGCGCCGACGGTGGGGTCGAGGTGCTGGACCTGCGTAGGGCCGGGGCCACGCGCTTCTGA
- a CDS encoding VIT1/CCC1 transporter family protein: MTTRQPAPADLRRWRRHLADERANIQVFRDVAARRQGEERDILLSLARAEERHAGHWIELLGDHAKPPPRANLSHRVQAWLARRFGMVFVLALLQRSKSDNQYAEEQDAATSMAADEQVHEEVLRGLAARGRLQLSGNFRAAVFGANDGLVSNLALIMGMAGTGVSGAVVLAAGMAGLLAGALSMGAGEYISVRSARELLSASQPATGTHRALGELDLQTNELELVYRARGMDRDHARARAADVLGQVARAGHAPADAVPAAATDAEDQDAVLNPWGAALASFGFFASGALVPVLPYLLGASGLVAAGIAMLLVGLALLVTGAVVGVLSGASPLARGVRQLLIGYAAAVVTYLLGLAFGAAGIG, encoded by the coding sequence GTGACGACCCGCCAGCCCGCGCCCGCCGACCTGCGTCGCTGGCGCCGCCACCTCGCCGACGAACGCGCCAACATCCAGGTCTTCCGCGACGTCGCCGCGCGCCGGCAGGGGGAGGAGCGCGACATCCTGCTGTCGCTCGCGCGGGCCGAGGAGCGGCATGCCGGGCACTGGATCGAGCTGCTGGGGGACCACGCGAAGCCTCCGCCGCGGGCCAACCTCAGCCACCGGGTGCAGGCCTGGCTGGCACGACGCTTCGGCATGGTCTTCGTGCTCGCGCTGCTGCAGCGGTCGAAGTCGGACAACCAGTATGCCGAGGAGCAGGACGCGGCGACCTCGATGGCGGCGGACGAGCAGGTCCACGAGGAGGTGCTGCGCGGCCTCGCCGCCCGAGGTCGGCTGCAGCTGTCCGGCAACTTCCGTGCCGCTGTCTTCGGTGCCAACGACGGCCTGGTCTCCAACCTGGCGCTCATCATGGGCATGGCCGGCACGGGGGTGTCCGGGGCGGTCGTCCTGGCGGCCGGCATGGCCGGGCTCCTGGCCGGGGCGCTGTCGATGGGGGCGGGGGAGTACATCTCGGTGCGCTCGGCGCGGGAGCTGCTCTCCGCCTCGCAGCCCGCCACCGGGACCCACCGGGCGCTGGGGGAGCTGGACCTGCAGACCAACGAGCTCGAGCTCGTCTACCGCGCCCGGGGCATGGACCGCGACCACGCCCGCGCCCGGGCCGCCGACGTGCTGGGGCAGGTCGCCCGGGCCGGGCACGCGCCGGCGGACGCCGTGCCGGCGGCGGCGACGGACGCCGAGGACCAGGACGCCGTCCTCAACCCCTGGGGCGCGGCGCTGGCCAGCTTCGGCTTCTTCGCCTCCGGCGCCCTGGTCCCGGTGCTGCCCTACCTGCTCGGCGCGTCCGGGCTGGTCGCCGCAGGGATCGCGATGCTCCTGGTCGGGCTGGCGCTGCTCGTCACCGGCGCCGTGGTCGGCGTCCTCTCCGGGGCCTCGCCCCTGGCCCGGGGGGTGCGCCAGCTGCTCATCGGGTATGCCGCCGCCGTCGTCACCTACCTGCTCGGCCTGGCCTTCGGCGCCGCCGGCATCGGCTGA
- a CDS encoding HAD family hydrolase — MPQAPRVVATDCDGTLLRSDGTVSPYTRDVLDRCSEAGVVVVLVTARPPRWMHELGDLGVTGLALCGNGAFTYDVARREVVGHRLIGADLTGRLLQDIKEGVPGAQLATESLRGFAREPDFERASGRIDGEWLRGSLGELAAEPAGKILVRHDGWETEELSARVAQVVGDRAEVAHSGAVRMAEVTASGVTKALAISTWCAEQRRPVDATEVWAFGDMPNDIPMLEWAGRAHAVANAHTDVLAVCDEVVASNDEDGVARALDVLLRGG; from the coding sequence GTGCCGCAGGCCCCCCGGGTCGTCGCGACCGACTGCGATGGCACGCTGCTGCGCTCCGACGGCACCGTCTCGCCCTATACCCGTGACGTCCTCGACCGGTGCTCCGAGGCAGGAGTGGTGGTCGTGCTCGTGACGGCCCGTCCGCCCCGGTGGATGCACGAGCTGGGTGACCTGGGCGTCACCGGCCTGGCCCTGTGCGGCAACGGCGCCTTCACCTATGACGTCGCCCGCCGCGAGGTGGTCGGCCACCGGCTGATCGGTGCCGACCTCACCGGCCGGCTGCTCCAGGACATCAAGGAGGGTGTGCCGGGTGCGCAGCTCGCGACCGAGTCGCTGCGCGGCTTCGCGCGGGAGCCCGACTTCGAGCGGGCCAGCGGACGGATCGACGGCGAGTGGCTGCGGGGGAGCCTGGGTGAGCTGGCGGCCGAGCCGGCCGGCAAGATCCTCGTCCGGCACGACGGCTGGGAGACCGAGGAGCTGAGCGCGCGGGTGGCGCAGGTCGTCGGCGACCGGGCGGAGGTGGCCCACTCCGGCGCGGTGCGGATGGCCGAGGTCACCGCCAGCGGCGTCACCAAGGCCCTGGCCATCTCGACCTGGTGCGCCGAGCAGCGCCGGCCGGTCGACGCCACCGAGGTCTGGGCGTTCGGCGACATGCCCAACGACATCCCGATGCTGGAGTGGGCCGGACGCGCGCACGCCGTGGCGAACGCGCATACCGACGTCCTCGCCGTCTGCGACGAGGTGGTCGCGAGCAACGACGAGGACGGCGTCGCCCGCGCCCTGGACGTGCTGCTGCGGGGTGGATGA